CGCAGCAGCGCCGCCTGACCACTGTACCACGTCTCTTCTCACGATTCGCAGCTCTGCCTATCAACCTCTTCTGCCTAACTTGGCGATGCCTGGATTTGGCCCCGGGCATGCAAAGCTTTCTGTGATGCCGGTTCATCCCTTCTTGGCAACGCAACAACAACGTCCTTCCTACGGGGTTCATGCCTGGTATGGCTCATACCAAGATCTTATGAGTCGCATGCCTTTTGACCTCACATgtgaaattttatttctttatattttttttaaaggagaCCATGACATGttagatggttattttaattctttagttagatacaattaaaatatgttggatgttcaattcactaaATATGTGGATGATTTTTATCCTTAAGTGAATGGTTATCCTTACGTGTCGATAAAGGTCTTTGTTGACAAACCAGCGGCGGTGAGGAGGATTCCAACGGCGACGATGGGGCTGATTAGCAACCAAGCGACGATGGCAACGATAGAGAGTTTGGAGGAGAAGCTGGTGTTTTAGTAAATTAGGGTATAATAAAtggttaaaatttttgaattactaAACGAGATTTTTTGGTTGGGTAATTCGGAtggagtatttttttaattttattgggccAAATTTTCAAtccattattcacattattcagATTTTCTGTTGTCTACCTATCGGAGTCCTAAGTTCAATTTCACCAAAATCGAAGCCCAAAATTCAAACTCTACCCAATCTTACTCTATCCGTAGACAAACTCGCACATATCTTACTCTATTCGCAGTGGATCGGATAGACAACTCTACCCAAATGGATTGGTCCAGATTGAATACCTACGAATAAGATATGTATTGCCATTCCTAATTGCATATTTCTTTTCTAGGATTTAGGATATTtcttttcagaaaaaaaaagacgCAACAGTACgcgtttttaaaattttaaagtttttctaaatttaaaaggTTGGTTCATAAATCGACAGGTACCATAAATAATTACctaacaaaattatatattaaatagtttagttaaatatattaaattatttaatattttttagttattatcttTACATctacaattatttcatgagtaaTCACCAAAAAGTTTTCATGTTCAAATAAAgtttaggttagaacttaaaaataacaaatgaacaattttaataatttaatacacAGTATAATAatacaagaaaaatattaagtgtcattagaatttattatttttagtaatcatttagttattaactcaaattttttagTCTAAGTAATCCAATAACATATGTtatctcatatttttaaatattgatagcTAACTAATGAccaaaactaaatttaaatgATCTTTTAACATttcttataatataatattgaaCAAATTTTGTCATGAGTGTAGAAAGAATAGTCATaatatatgaattaattaatatttttggaaTCATAGTATAAAGGATttgaattttctaaattttaaattttatcttagaGGATAAAGTATAATCTCTCACAATTTATTTCATAAATgagattaagaaaaaatataaaaaaaatatttaataacgagagatcacattttattaatttattgtctaaaataaaaatctaaaatttagaaTACAAAACACTTATGGTGTGTTTGTTTGAGATGAAAATATgaggaaagaaaatggatggaaagaaataaaaagaaaaatagttattttccCTTGTTTGGTTGAGGAGagaaatggaaaaagaaagaaaatggataGAAAAATATTGGTGGAACCTACCaatttttataacatttctttccttctaacTTTTCTTTCGTCGAAAcatatttaaagaaaataaaaattcactcgatttctttcttttttttctatttcctttctattttcttcttcccaaCCAAACATAGtcttaaagtgacattttttgaAAGTTTACACGGACTGAAAAAATGCATATGCATATGCAATGTTGCGTTAATCTGGAAGAGAAGTAGAAAACAGGATGATAGGTGTAAGGTGCGAGGTAGAGGATCGGATCGGATTAGAAACCCCATCGTTTTCATAAACATGAGAGTGCTACCCCTTTGAATTGGGATCTAACTTGATGGAAATCCCAAACCTAGATACAGATCATTCGTCTCCTTTCCAAATCCAAGGGAACCATTTTATACCATTATAAGATTAAATCTCGATCGATGCACTATCTCTATTCCATGAACCATGATTTCGATTGACATGTAAAGGAAATCAGATTTATAATGTTATTGGCACAACTTTCtacctaaaaatcctaattaatcATNNNNNNNNNNNNNNNNNATATAAAATCCAATCCCATTCTCCTTCTTCCATCACAGCAACAAGCAAAGCAAGCAAGTTATTATTTGCATTAATTCCAACTAATATTTCCAATAAccaaaaaaaatgatgagaagAATGCAGCTACAATCATTACTCTTTTCCTCATCACTCATACTAATAACACTCAGCACCGTCACTTCAGCACAGCTCTCACCAGTTCAGcccccaacaacaacaacaacaaccgcACCCCCAACGCCGCCGCTCTCACAGCCCACAGCACCCGCCCCGGGATTTAACACCGTGCCCCTAGTACCAACCACACCAAGTGCGGCCCCCACACCCACCGTAACGGTCCCAAAGGGCCCCACCATCGACATCGTTCAAATCCTCAAAAAAGCCAAGAGATTCTCCGTCCTCATCCGCCTCCTCAAGACAACACAGCTCATCAACCAGCTAAACTCGCAGCTCGTCACCACTTCCTCCGGCGGCTTAACCCTCTTCGCACCTGAAGACTCCGCCTTCTCCAAGCTCAAACCAGGCTTCCTCAACTCCCTCACTGATCGCCAGAAGGTTGAGCTCTTGCAGTTCCACTCACTCTCTTCCTTCATCGCCATCTCCAACTTCGATACTCTCACCAACCCTGTTCAGACACAAGCCGGTGATGACCCTCAGAGGCTTCAGCTTAATGTTACCACCTATGGAGGTAGCCAGGTTAACAT
The genomic region above belongs to Arachis duranensis cultivar V14167 chromosome 3, aradu.V14167.gnm2.J7QH, whole genome shotgun sequence and contains:
- the LOC107482211 gene encoding fasciclin-like arabinogalactan protein 11; the protein is MMRRMQLQSLLFSSSLILITLSTVTSAQLSPVQPPTTTTTTAPPTPPLSQPTAPAPGFNTVPLVPTTPSAAPTPTVTVPKGPTIDIVQILKKAKRFSVLIRLLKTTQLINQLNSQLVTTSSGGLTLFAPEDSAFSKLKPGFLNSLTDRQKVELLQFHSLSSFIAISNFDTLTNPVQTQAGDDPQRLQLNVTTYGGSQVNMATGAVNATITGTIYSDNKLAIYQVDKVLLPLDLVLPAKSPAPAPGLASAKALPKAAKGNSTTAADDSGSDAGDTDDDKALPTDASSAESVKVVVWMNVAVAVALVGATML